One genomic region from Apodemus sylvaticus chromosome 1, mApoSyl1.1, whole genome shotgun sequence encodes:
- the Ppp1r13l gene encoding relA-associated inhibitor, producing MDSEAFQHARDLLDLNFQSLAMKHMDLKQMELDTAAAKVDELTKQLESLWSDSPAPPGAQAGAPSRMSRYSSSPVPEHFGSRGSPQKTATDGTEARFGRSESAPSLHPYSPLSPKGRPSSPRTPIYLQPDTYSSLDRAPSPRPRAFDGAGSPHGRAPSPRPGTGPGRQPGPPTPFDYLGRAGSPRGSPLAEGSQAFFPERGPSPRPPAAAYDASGTFGSPLLGAGGSAFAPPLRAQDDSTLRRRPPKAWNESDLDVAYEKKSSQTASYERLDVFTRPASPGLQLLPWRESSLDGLGASGKDHLTSATLPRNYKVSPLASDRRSDVSSYRRSIGSAGPSGTLPRSWQPVSRIPMPPSSPQPRTTPRQRPIPLSMIFKLQNAFWEHGAGRAVLPGSPIFSRAPPPKLPPQPPPQPQMQPQPQPQPQPQMPAQPQAQPQTPAPQQTWSPVNEGLLKSPAELEPEPELEGLLAPVLEAGDADDGAVTRPLSPTRLQPALPPEAQTVPELEEVARVLAEIPRPLKRRGSMEQSPAAALPPTHKKQYQQIINRLFHRHGGPGPGGPEPELSTITEGSEARPGPPAPAPPAPIPPPAPPQSSPPEQPQSMEMRSVLRKVGSPRKARRARLNPLVLLLDAALTGELEVVQQAVKEMNDPSQPNEEGITALHNAICGANYPIVDFLIAAGANVNSPDSHGWTPLHCAASCNDTAICTALVQHGAAIFATTLSDGATAIEKCDPYREGYADCAMYLADVEQSMGLMHNGVVYALWDYSAEFGDELSFREGESVTVLRRDGPEETDWWWAALHGQEGYVPRNYFGLFPRVKSQRSKI from the exons ATGGACAGCGAAGCATTCCAGCACGCGCGGGACCTTCTGGATCTGAACTTCCAGT CACTGGCCATGAAGCACATGGATCTGAAACAGATGGAGCTGGACACCGCGGCCGCCAAAGTGGACGAGTTAACCAAGCAGTTGGAGTCGCTGTGGTCAGACTCGCCAGCTCCTCCTGGCGCGCAGGCTGGAGCCCCCTCTAGG ATGTCCCGGTACAGCAGCAGCCCGGTCCCCGAGCATTTTGGCAGCAGAGGATCCCCGCAGAAGACAGCCACCGATGGCACAGAGGCCCGTTTTGGACGCTCGGAGAGTGCCCCGTCCCTGCACCCTTACAGCCCCCTGTCTCCCAAGGGCCGTCCGTCCTCGCCGCGCACCCCCATCTACCTGCAGCCCGACACCTACAGCAGCCTAGACCGGGCGCCATCGCCCAGACCCCGCGCCTTCGACGGAGCGGGTAGCCCCCATGGTCGGGCACCGTCCCCGCGGCCGGGGACTGGCCCAGGGCGGCAGCCGGGTCCCCCGACCCCCTTTGACTACCTGGGCCGTGCAGGGTCCCCCCGGGGCAGCCCCCTAGCTGAGGGGTCCCAGGCCTTCTTCCCGGAGCGAGGACCTTCCCCACGTCCGCCCGCCGCAGCCTACGACGCATCGGGCACGTTCGGGAGCCCTCTGCTGGGCGCGGGGGGCAGTGCCTTCGCCCCGCCGCTTCGCGCACAAG ATGACTCGACCCTGCGCCGGAGGCCCCCGAAAGCCTGGAACGAGTCTGACCTGGATGTGGCCTACGAGAAAAAGTCTTCACAGACAGCAAGCTACGAAC GGCTGGACGTCTTCACACGGCCTGCCTCGCCCGGCCTGCAGCTCTTACCCTGGAGAGAGAGCAGCCTGGATGGGCTGGGGGCCAGTGGCAAG gACCACCTCACCAGCGCCACACTGCCACGCAATTACAAGGTGTCCCCTCTGGCCAGTGACAGGCGTTCTGACGTTAGCAGCTACCGCCGCTCTATCGGCTCTGCGGGGCCCTCAGGCACTTTACCCCGCAGCTGGCAGCCCGTCAGCCGCATTCCCATGCCCCCCTCTAGCCCACAGCCCCGCACCACCCCGCGCCAGCGCCCCATCCCCCTCAGTATGATCTTTAAACTCCAGAACGCTTTCTGGGAACATGGAGCCGGCAGGGCTGTGCTCCCGGGATCCCCCATTTTCTCCCGAGCACCCCCACCTAAGCTGCCTCCCCAGCCACCCCCTCAGCCTCAGAtgcaaccccaaccccaaccccaaccgcAACCTCAGATGCCCGCCCAGCCCCAGGCCCAGCCGCAGACTCCAGCACCTCAACAGACTTGGTCTCCCGTGAATGAAG GCCTCCTCAAATCCCCTGCAGAGCTGGAGCCCGAGCCCGAGCTGGAGGGACTACTGGCTCCCGTGCTGGAGGCCGGGGACGCAGATGATGGGGCTGTCACTCGGCCCCTCAGCCCTACCAGGCTGCAGCCCGCGCTGCCCCCGGAAGCACAGACCGTACCGGAGCTGGAGGAGGTGGCCCGAGTGCTGGCGGAGATTCCCCGGCCCCTCAAACGCAGAGGCTCCATGGAGCAGAGCCCGGCTGCGGCCCTGCCGCCCACCCACAAGAAACAATACCAGCAGATCATCAACAGACTCTTCCATCGGCACGGCGGCCCGGGGCCTGGAGGGCCCGAGCCAGAGCTGTCCACAATCACAGAGGGATCTGAGGCCAGGCCAGGGCCCCCTGCTCCCGCCCCACCAgctcccatcccacccccagccccaccccagagcAGCCCTCCAGAGCAGCCTCAAAGCATG GAGATGCGCTCAGTACTGCGCAAAGTGGGGTCCCCGCGCAAGGCCCGGCGTGCCCGCCTCAACCCACTGGTCCTGCTGTTGGATGCAGCGCTGACTGGAGAGCTAGAGGTTGTACAACAGGCGGTGAAGGAG ATGAACGACCCCAGCCAGCCCAACGAGGAGGGCATTACCGCCCTGCACAATGCCATCTGCGGTGCCAACTACCCCATCGTGGACTTCCTCATCGCCGCGGGCGCCAATGTCAACTCCCCTGACAGCCACGGCTG GACGCCACTGCATTGTGCCGCTTCCTGCAACGACACTGCCATCTGCACAGCATTGGTGCAACATGGTGCGGCCATCTTCGCCACCACACTCAGCGACGGCGCCACCGCCATCGAAAAGTGCGACCCTTATCGTGAGGGCTATGCAGACTGCGCCATGTACTTGGCAG ATGTCGAACAGAGCATGGGGCTGATGCACAATGGCGTTGTGTATGCACTCTGGGACTACAGCGCCGAGTTTGGGGATGAGCTGTCCTTCCGGGAGGGCGAGTCCGTCACTGTGCTGCGGAGAGACGGGCCAGAGGAGACCGACTGGTGGTGGGCCGCACTGCACGGCCAGGAAGGCTACGTGCCGCGCAACTACTTCGGG CTCTTCCCTAGAGTGAAGTCTCAGCGGAGCAAAATCTAG
- the Polr1g gene encoding DNA-directed RNA polymerase I subunit RPA34: MEGAPGCGATRFSCPPHFTATSPDSDPPRFSLEALTGPDTELWLIRAPADFAPQCLNGRRVPLSGSKTVKGKLDGKKHRYRVFPSSPQAGEATLLASSMEAGGRLTCAPAPHGSLRIMEGPQEYVISRVPLRPIPTSLPPQIPAGLRPRFSAFGGSPPVTGPGSASGLRSPSSGKRKKRRKDAEAADTQEAVNGHGAMDVEAASGNLGMDVKKKKKRHPVGDGEMEAAAMEPAAELPVPPAISSWKKSKEAEPLQVEEEEHLGRAEPTAQAEPPEETFPASTRKRKRQREAEGTERVGSAAAGTQPQVAVQPHEEAVLLSPTKKRRKAKNSAMEAEAELPGAETQPSEHALQAEVAPLSPKKTKKRKGKRVDEALALATEVTEAAKATEPRPEVTDPQLEEPEPRASPRSPKKKKKKKKDQESEVQDTGVSRGTGQEKP; the protein is encoded by the exons ATGGAGGGCGCCCCGGGCTGCG GTGCCACTCGGTTCTCCTGCCCTCCGCACTTCACGGCGACGTCTCCAGACTCGGATCCCCCTCGTTTCTCCTTGGAGGCGCTCACAGGTCCCGATACAGAACTGTGGCTTATCCGAGCCCCTGCAGACTTCGCCCCTCAGTG cctCAATGGGCGGCGTGTGCCTCTCTCTGGCTCCAAGACTGTCAAGGGCAAACTGGACGGCAAGAAGCACCGATACCGGGTCTTTCCCAGCAGTCCCCAGGCCGGAGAAGCCACCTTGCTCGCATCTTCAATGGAGGCAGGTGGCAGACTCACCTGCGCCCCGGCGCCCCACGGGAGCTTAAGGATCATGGAGGGTCCTCAAGAATACGTTATCTCTCGGGTTCCCCTGCGGCCCATCCCCACGAGTCTGCCCCCTCAGATCCCTGCTGGCCTGCGGCCTCGCTTCTCGGCCTTTGGAGGCAGCCCTCCAGTCACGGGGCCGGGGTCAGCCTCGGGTCTGAGGTCACCCTCTtcagggaagaggaaaaagaggaggaaggatgcGGAGGCCGCAGACACTCAGGAGGCTGTGAACGGGCACGGGGCCATGGACGTGGAGGCAGCCTCGGGTAACCTAGGAATGgatgtgaagaagaagaagaagaggcatcctgtgggggatggggagatggaggCTGCAGCAATGGAGCCGGCGGCAGAACTGCCAGTCCCACCCGCCATCAGCAGCTGGAAGAAGTCCAAGGAGGCCGAGCCACTGCaggtggaagaggaagagcaTTTGGGGCGCGCAGAGCCCACGGCTCAGGCAGAGCCTCCTGAGGAGACCTTCCCGGCCTCtaccaggaagagaaaaaggcagagggaggctgaagggacagagagggtGGGCAGCGCCGCGGCTGGCACTCAGCCACAAGTCGCTGTGCAGCCCCACGAGGAAGCCGTCCTGTTGTCCCCTaccaagaagaggagaaaagcaaAGAATTCAGCaatggaggcagaggcggagCTCCCAGGAGCGGAGACCCAACCGTCAGAACACGCGCTTCAGGCTGAGGTGGCTCCTCTGTCCCCCAAGAAGacgaagaagagaaagggaaagcgGGTGGACGAGGCACTTGCCTTGGCCACAGAGGTGACAGAGGCTGCAAAAGCAACCGAGCCCAGGCCTGAGGTGACCGACCCACAGCTGGAGGAACCAGAGCCCAGAGCCAGTCCAAGATcccccaagaagaagaagaagaaaaagaaggatcaGGAAAGTGAGGTGCAAGACACCGGTGTCTCCCGCGGGACAGGACAGGAGAAGCCATAA